The following proteins are co-located in the Flavobacteriales bacterium genome:
- a CDS encoding radical SAM protein: MNTNVLLLTPPFTQLNTPYPATAYLKGFLNTKGVSCFQVDLGIEVTLELFSKTTLQSIFGSVEKNALNFTENIQYILSKKEEYLNHIDAVIEFLQGNKDAYIEVIFYKNDLPRASRFNHLDENDWAFTSMETENQAKHLATLFLEDLSDFIVECIDEDFGFSRYAEKLGMSANSFDTLHTRLIEPPTFIDDIATNRLHAILEQSNPQLVCFSVPFPGNLYSAFRCAEYIKRNFPEIQIAMGGGFPNTELRSLTEPRVFDYFDFITLDDGELPIELIINQLNKEKLGDEPTLCRTYVRINNEVTYINNCNEPNYSQKAVGTPDYSDLLLDKYISVIEITNPMHSLWSNGRWNKLTMAHGCYWGKCTFCDISLDYIKSYEPVAAKLLADRVEEIIKQTGENGFHFVDEAAPPALMKAFALEIINRKIEIEWWTNIRFEKSFTVELCSLLADSGCIAVSGGLEIASDRLLKLIDKGTTVSQVAIVTRNFSDFNIMVHAYLMYGYPSQTVQETVDSLEMVRQLFEAGTIQSGFWHQFALTAHSPIGKNPSKYGIKPILNEITFANNDIEFEDETEIEHSLFSDGLKKSLYNFMHDSGFEFQLQEWFDFEIPKTTVKSNFIESSLID; the protein is encoded by the coding sequence ATGAATACCAATGTATTACTTCTTACACCGCCTTTCACACAGCTTAATACTCCATACCCCGCTACGGCATATCTAAAAGGATTTCTTAACACTAAGGGTGTTTCTTGCTTTCAAGTTGATTTAGGGATTGAAGTAACTCTTGAACTATTCTCTAAGACAACTCTTCAATCTATATTTGGTAGCGTTGAAAAAAATGCTCTGAATTTCACAGAAAATATTCAATATATATTATCCAAGAAAGAAGAGTACCTCAATCATATTGATGCCGTTATTGAGTTTCTACAAGGAAATAAGGACGCGTATATAGAAGTAATATTCTATAAAAATGATTTACCAAGAGCATCGCGTTTTAACCACCTGGATGAAAATGACTGGGCCTTTACTTCTATGGAAACTGAAAACCAGGCAAAGCATCTCGCAACTTTATTTCTAGAAGATCTCTCCGATTTTATAGTAGAATGTATTGACGAAGACTTTGGTTTTAGTCGTTATGCAGAGAAATTAGGTATGAGCGCAAACTCATTTGACACACTTCATACGCGCTTAATAGAACCTCCGACGTTCATTGATGACATAGCGACCAATCGGTTACATGCAATACTAGAGCAATCTAACCCGCAGCTTGTTTGCTTCTCTGTCCCCTTCCCTGGAAACCTTTATAGCGCGTTTCGATGTGCTGAATATATAAAAAGAAACTTCCCGGAAATTCAAATTGCAATGGGAGGTGGTTTCCCAAATACAGAACTGAGATCGTTAACAGAACCGAGAGTCTTCGATTACTTTGATTTCATCACACTCGACGATGGAGAGCTACCAATTGAACTTATAATAAACCAATTGAATAAAGAAAAACTTGGTGATGAGCCTACACTATGCAGAACATATGTGCGCATCAATAACGAAGTAACCTATATAAACAATTGCAATGAGCCCAACTATTCACAAAAGGCTGTCGGCACGCCAGATTATTCCGATTTACTCTTAGACAAATACATCTCTGTAATTGAGATTACTAATCCAATGCATAGTCTATGGAGCAATGGCAGATGGAATAAACTTACTATGGCTCATGGCTGCTACTGGGGAAAGTGCACGTTCTGTGATATATCCTTGGATTACATTAAAAGCTACGAGCCCGTTGCGGCTAAATTACTTGCAGATAGAGTTGAGGAGATTATTAAACAGACTGGAGAAAACGGGTTTCATTTTGTGGATGAAGCGGCCCCACCAGCATTAATGAAGGCTTTTGCTTTAGAGATAATTAATAGGAAAATAGAAATAGAATGGTGGACCAATATTCGTTTTGAGAAAAGCTTTACCGTTGAATTATGCTCTCTTCTAGCTGACTCTGGCTGTATTGCCGTTTCTGGCGGATTAGAAATAGCATCCGACAGACTTTTAAAACTTATCGATAAAGGAACTACCGTAAGTCAGGTTGCTATTGTAACACGAAATTTTAGCGATTTCAATATTATGGTACACGCCTATCTTATGTATGGCTACCCTTCTCAGACAGTTCAAGAAACTGTGGATAGCCTTGAAATGGTAAGACAACTTTTCGAGGCTGGAACTATTCAATCAGGATTTTGGCATCAATTCGCTCTTACCGCTCACAGTCCAATTGGTAAAAACCCTTCTAAATATGGTATCAAGCCAATACTAAACGAAATTACCTTTGCGAATAACGACATCGAATTTGAGGATGAAACCGAAATAGAGCATTCTTTATTTAGTGACGGATTGAAAAAATCACTTTACAACTTCATGCACGATTCAGGGTTCGAATTTCAACTGCAAGAATGGTTCGATTTTGAGATACCAA
- a CDS encoding response regulator, protein MNKNNCNVDMVFDDSLVLEKTINKEYDLIILDLLMPVLGGVETIELIKKQFKSPPKIIALTAPEWNHDKKELKKKGFLDVYRKPLTSQLCENIVSKWLDQTMF, encoded by the coding sequence TTGAATAAAAATAATTGCAATGTAGATATGGTCTTTGACGATTCATTGGTATTAGAGAAAACAATAAATAAAGAATATGATTTAATAATACTCGACTTATTAATGCCGGTATTAGGGGGCGTTGAAACAATCGAACTAATAAAAAAACAATTCAAATCGCCTCCAAAAATCATAGCACTTACGGCACCCGAATGGAATCACGATAAAAAAGAGTTAAAGAAAAAAGGTTTCTTAGATGTATATCGAAAACCATTAACGAGCCAGCTATGCGAAAACATTGTATCAAAATGGCTAGATCAAACTATGTTTTAA
- a CDS encoding Hpt domain-containing protein — protein sequence MLTTDINAKFEQETPFPEINDPDGILNWDSLIEIEKLTNYRISELQLMANLAISNIEEYVDLIEQTFKSDEIDICKKHVHKLKGVSAAFGAKKLSEHAILLESALNTEESKEEIIKKIYEATRVCGNTVSMLKERYFSPAQSTQASPTQASPTQTSSSKPTIFKRLTSLFNS from the coding sequence ATGTTAACAACAGACATAAACGCGAAATTTGAACAAGAAACCCCCTTTCCTGAAATTAACGACCCCGATGGCATTTTAAATTGGGACTCTCTAATCGAAATTGAGAAATTAACTAATTATAGAATTTCAGAACTTCAATTGATGGCGAATCTTGCAATTAGTAATATTGAAGAATATGTAGATCTAATTGAGCAAACTTTTAAGAGCGACGAGATAGATATTTGCAAAAAGCATGTGCATAAGCTTAAAGGAGTGAGTGCCGCATTTGGCGCAAAAAAACTCTCCGAACATGCCATTTTATTAGAAAGTGCTCTTAATACAGAAGAGTCTAAAGAAGAGATTATTAAAAAAATATACGAAGCAACAAGAGTTTGTGGCAACACCGTTAGTATGCTAAAAGAAAGGTATTTTTCTCCTGCTCAATCAACACAAGCATCACCTACACAAGCATCACCTACACAAACATCCTCTTCAAAACCTACTATCTTTAAAAGGCTAACTAGTCTGTTTAATTCCTAA